A region of Solanum dulcamara chromosome 7, daSolDulc1.2, whole genome shotgun sequence DNA encodes the following proteins:
- the LOC129896025 gene encoding PX domain-containing protein EREX-like isoform X1 produces the protein MYKYKMDALLPEMNLYGNYSYLDSGFNDPSFIESLSLSHTSSIVDNNDKLLPARISSSADKASKTQKSPPKHRHDGTSPLPLGMDWSPPPRVWDGHDTIWPHYSHTGWSYCATIPSWTISLRPRGSATVVFYRVQIGIQSPDGFTTTREILRRFSDFLKLSSKLKKEFPKKRLPPAPSKELLRMQSNELLEERRCLLEDWMMKVLSDIELSRSAPIGIFLELEAAARSSFYELNQNVADVNSSISVVPSIQFSNSSDVSLLAGSSSFASEGNDSAYGTPELGSPTEGMSQFHELDNAAFYQGFTHSGEVISEDARLKHLDSKPMKDSEQWNQESHLKMPSTGVETDVSTKRVIDSAHVKRTLKTDISTEQISDISNFLKLEPLRNTSHEPAEGADLSGLNTPASSNLPFPDHLEVVIQLDEKNKLNRIFSTMQLRLATAKTDIEDLLSRLNQELAVRQYLATKVKDLEIELDSLKQSGKENLQQAVLTEKEKLTQMLWDMEELRRKCVEMELKLTSEQADKIRMESTQRIIVQENERLYQQLDAAQQQINSLQKHHLELESKSNTDVKLLVKEVKSLRSSHTELKQELSKLAKEKAEVEMILQEEGQSREHATAANIKLLHEYEVLRSRLEECSVSFLIEEENKLVLDASSPSDAIDILSTSDNRIGLLLAEAQLLAQDVETTIGSRNLDGEYSRTAVDELRKQLADVYVDNAKLRKQMNSVIRYALQTGSKSEDNEEESPSTKTALTKF, from the exons ATGTACAAATACAAAATGGACGCTTTGTTACCTGAGATGAACCTCTACGGTAATTACTCATATCTGGATTCGGGATTTAATGATCCCTCTTTCATCGAATCCCTTTCGCTTTCTCACACTTCGTCAATCGTCGATAACAACGATAAATTGCTACCGGCGAGGATTTCTTCATCGGCTGACAAAGCTAGTAAAACTCAAAAGAGTCCACCAAAGCACCGGCACGACGGCACCTCGCCGCTTCCTTTAGGGATGGATTGGAGTCCTCCCCCTCGCGTATGG GATGGACATGATACCATTTGGCCACATTATTCTCATACAGGATGGAGTTACTGTGCCACTATTCCTTCTTGGACTATCTCTTTACGCCCCAGAGGTTCAGCTACTGTAGTG TTTTACAGGGTTCAAATTGGTATACAATCACCTGATGGGTTCACAACCACGCGAGAGATACTACGAAGATTTAGTGATTTCTTAAAGCTATCTTCAAAG CTGAAGAAAGAATTTCCTAAAAAAAGGTTGCCTCCTGCTCCTTCAAAGGAGCTTCTGAGAATGCAAAGCAATGAGCTTTTGGAAGAA CGTAGGTGTTTATTGGAGGATTGGATGATGAAAGTATTGTCTGACATCGAGTTATCAAGAAGTGCTCCCATAGGGATCTTTCTTGAACTTGAAGCAGCTGCAAGGTCGT CATTCTATGAATTGAATCAGAACGTTGCAGATGTGAATTCATCCATCAGTGTAGTTCCATCGATTCAATTCTCGAATAGTTCAGATGTTTCTTTACTTGCTGGTTCATCATCATTTGCTTCTGAGGGCAATGATTCTGCTTATGGGACCCCTGAGCTGGGATCTCCAACAGAGGGCATGAGCCAGTTTCATGAACTTGACAATGCAGCATTTTACCAGGGTTTCACCCATTCAGGGGAAGTAATTTCTGAGGATGCCAGGTTAAAACATCTTGACAGCAAGCCAATGAAGGATTCTGAACAATGGAACCAGGAAAGTCATTTGAAAATGCCCTCCACAGGAGTTGAGACTGATGTTTCCACCAAGAGAGTCATAGATAGTGCTCATGTCAAACGGACTCTCAAAACTGATATTTCTACAGAACAAATCTCAGACATTTCAAATTTCTTGAAGCTTGAACCATTGAGGAATACCTCACATGAACCTGCTGAAGGTGCTGATCTTTCAGGCCTAAATACACCAGCAAGCTCCAATCTACCGTTCCCGGACCATTTAGAAGTTGTTATTCAATtggatgaaaaaaataaattgaatagaaTTTTCAGTACTATGCAACTGAGGCTGGCCACAGCAAAAACTGACATTGAAGATCTCCTGTCGAGATTAAATCAAGAGCTTGCTGTGAGACAGTACCTTGCTACAAAG GTCAAAGATTTGGAAATTGAGCTTGATTCTCTAAAACAGAGTGGGAAAGAGAACCTGCAGCAAGCAGTTCTAACTGAGAAGGAAAAGCTTACTCAAATGCTATGGGATATGGAGGAACTTAGAAGAAAGTGTGTGGAGATGGAATTGAAGCTGACGTCTGAACAG GCTGACAAAATTCGGATGGAATCAACGCAAAGAATCATAGTTCAAGAGAACGAAAGACTGTACCAACAGTTGGATGCTGCTCAACAGCAGATAAATAGCTTGCAGAAACACCATTTGGAGTTGGAGTCAAAGTCCAACACCGATGTCAAACTTTTAGTCAAGGAGGTTAAATCTCTAAGAAGTTCCCACACAGAACTCAAGCAAGAGCTCAGCAAATTGGCAAAAGAGAAGGCAGAAGTTGAA ATGATTCTACAGGAAGAAGGGCAAAGTAGGGAACATGCTACTGCTGCAAATATTAAGCTTCTGCATGAGTATGAAGTTCTTCGCAGTAGACTTGAGGAATGCAGTGTCAGTTTTCTCATTGAGGAAGAAAATAAACTGGTCCTGGATGCTTCTAGCCCTTCTGATGCCATTGATATACTGTCAACATCTGATAATCGAATAGGTCTACTTCTTGCAGAG GCGCAGCTGCTAGCACAGGATGTTGAAACTACCATTGGTAGTAGAAATCTTGATGGAGAATATTCAAGGACAGCAGTGGATGAATTGAGGAAACAGCTAGCTGATGTTTACGTTGACAATGCCAAATTGAGGAAACAGATGAATTCTGTCATTCGCTATGCACTACAAACAGGTAGTAAATCGGAGGACAACGAGGAAGAAAGCCCTTCAACAAAGACAGCTCTTACGAAGTTTTAA
- the LOC129896025 gene encoding PX domain-containing protein EREL2-like isoform X2, with translation MYKYKMDALLPEMNLYGNYSYLDSGFNDPSFIESLSLSHTSSIVDNNDKLLPARISSSADKASKTQKSPPKHRHDGTSPLPLGMDWSPPPRVWDGHDTIWPHYSHTGWSYCATIPSWTISLRPRGSATVVFYRVQIGIQSPDGFTTTREILRRFSDFLKLSSKLKKEFPKKRLPPAPSKELLRMQSNELLEERRCLLEDWMMKVLSDIELSRSAPIGIFLELEAAARSSFYELNQNVADVNSSISVVPSIQFSNSSDVSLLAGSSSFASEGNDSAYGTPELGSPTEGMSQFHELDNAAFYQGFTHSGEVISEDARLKHLDSKPMKDSEQWNQESHLKMPSTGVETDVSTKRVIDSAHVKRTLKTDISTEQISDISNFLKLEPLRNTSHEPAEGADLSGLNTPASSNLPFPDHLEVVIQLDEKNKLNRIFSTMQLRLATAKTDIEDLLSRLNQELAVRQYLATKVKDLEIELDSLKQSGKENLQQAVLTEKEKLTQMLWDMEELRRKCVEMELKLTSEQADKIRMESTQRIIVQENERLYQQLDAAQQQINSLQKHHLELESKSNTDVKLLVKEVKSLRSSHTELKQELSKLAKEKAEVEMILQEEGQSREHATAANIKLLHEYEVLRSRLEECSVSFLIEEENKLVLDASSPSDAIDILSTSDNRIGLLLAELLAQDVETTIGSRNLDGEYSRTAVDELRKQLADVYVDNAKLRKQMNSVIRYALQTGSKSEDNEEESPSTKTALTKF, from the exons ATGTACAAATACAAAATGGACGCTTTGTTACCTGAGATGAACCTCTACGGTAATTACTCATATCTGGATTCGGGATTTAATGATCCCTCTTTCATCGAATCCCTTTCGCTTTCTCACACTTCGTCAATCGTCGATAACAACGATAAATTGCTACCGGCGAGGATTTCTTCATCGGCTGACAAAGCTAGTAAAACTCAAAAGAGTCCACCAAAGCACCGGCACGACGGCACCTCGCCGCTTCCTTTAGGGATGGATTGGAGTCCTCCCCCTCGCGTATGG GATGGACATGATACCATTTGGCCACATTATTCTCATACAGGATGGAGTTACTGTGCCACTATTCCTTCTTGGACTATCTCTTTACGCCCCAGAGGTTCAGCTACTGTAGTG TTTTACAGGGTTCAAATTGGTATACAATCACCTGATGGGTTCACAACCACGCGAGAGATACTACGAAGATTTAGTGATTTCTTAAAGCTATCTTCAAAG CTGAAGAAAGAATTTCCTAAAAAAAGGTTGCCTCCTGCTCCTTCAAAGGAGCTTCTGAGAATGCAAAGCAATGAGCTTTTGGAAGAA CGTAGGTGTTTATTGGAGGATTGGATGATGAAAGTATTGTCTGACATCGAGTTATCAAGAAGTGCTCCCATAGGGATCTTTCTTGAACTTGAAGCAGCTGCAAGGTCGT CATTCTATGAATTGAATCAGAACGTTGCAGATGTGAATTCATCCATCAGTGTAGTTCCATCGATTCAATTCTCGAATAGTTCAGATGTTTCTTTACTTGCTGGTTCATCATCATTTGCTTCTGAGGGCAATGATTCTGCTTATGGGACCCCTGAGCTGGGATCTCCAACAGAGGGCATGAGCCAGTTTCATGAACTTGACAATGCAGCATTTTACCAGGGTTTCACCCATTCAGGGGAAGTAATTTCTGAGGATGCCAGGTTAAAACATCTTGACAGCAAGCCAATGAAGGATTCTGAACAATGGAACCAGGAAAGTCATTTGAAAATGCCCTCCACAGGAGTTGAGACTGATGTTTCCACCAAGAGAGTCATAGATAGTGCTCATGTCAAACGGACTCTCAAAACTGATATTTCTACAGAACAAATCTCAGACATTTCAAATTTCTTGAAGCTTGAACCATTGAGGAATACCTCACATGAACCTGCTGAAGGTGCTGATCTTTCAGGCCTAAATACACCAGCAAGCTCCAATCTACCGTTCCCGGACCATTTAGAAGTTGTTATTCAATtggatgaaaaaaataaattgaatagaaTTTTCAGTACTATGCAACTGAGGCTGGCCACAGCAAAAACTGACATTGAAGATCTCCTGTCGAGATTAAATCAAGAGCTTGCTGTGAGACAGTACCTTGCTACAAAG GTCAAAGATTTGGAAATTGAGCTTGATTCTCTAAAACAGAGTGGGAAAGAGAACCTGCAGCAAGCAGTTCTAACTGAGAAGGAAAAGCTTACTCAAATGCTATGGGATATGGAGGAACTTAGAAGAAAGTGTGTGGAGATGGAATTGAAGCTGACGTCTGAACAG GCTGACAAAATTCGGATGGAATCAACGCAAAGAATCATAGTTCAAGAGAACGAAAGACTGTACCAACAGTTGGATGCTGCTCAACAGCAGATAAATAGCTTGCAGAAACACCATTTGGAGTTGGAGTCAAAGTCCAACACCGATGTCAAACTTTTAGTCAAGGAGGTTAAATCTCTAAGAAGTTCCCACACAGAACTCAAGCAAGAGCTCAGCAAATTGGCAAAAGAGAAGGCAGAAGTTGAA ATGATTCTACAGGAAGAAGGGCAAAGTAGGGAACATGCTACTGCTGCAAATATTAAGCTTCTGCATGAGTATGAAGTTCTTCGCAGTAGACTTGAGGAATGCAGTGTCAGTTTTCTCATTGAGGAAGAAAATAAACTGGTCCTGGATGCTTCTAGCCCTTCTGATGCCATTGATATACTGTCAACATCTGATAATCGAATAGGTCTACTTCTTGCAGAG CTGCTAGCACAGGATGTTGAAACTACCATTGGTAGTAGAAATCTTGATGGAGAATATTCAAGGACAGCAGTGGATGAATTGAGGAAACAGCTAGCTGATGTTTACGTTGACAATGCCAAATTGAGGAAACAGATGAATTCTGTCATTCGCTATGCACTACAAACAGGTAGTAAATCGGAGGACAACGAGGAAGAAAGCCCTTCAACAAAGACAGCTCTTACGAAGTTTTAA